In Candidatus Paceibacterota bacterium, a genomic segment contains:
- a CDS encoding DUF1653 domain-containing protein yields the protein MEIQRGGIYQHFKDFTAKNDKKYEVIGIANHSEHEGEQLVIYRAFYGEKKLWVRPVEMFLQEVDRPELGYKGPRFVLAS from the coding sequence ATGGAAATACAACGGGGAGGGATCTATCAACATTTTAAAGACTTTACTGCAAAGAATGACAAAAAGTATGAAGTCATTGGCATTGCTAATCATTCAGAACACGAAGGCGAGCAATTAGTCATATACCGTGCCTTTTATGGAGAAAAGAAGTTGTGGGTACGACCAGTAGAAATGTTTCTGCAAGAAGTTGATAGGCCAGAATTAGGGTACAAGGGCCCAAGATTTGTGTTGGCTTCATGA
- a CDS encoding ABC-F family ATP-binding cassette domain-containing protein, with amino-acid sequence MAKDEGVLRFEEVSYEYGINKPILDEVSFSLRRGSKTTIMGQNGAGKSTTFQLMAGILKPDKGAIHRAQRATIATSRQVIPRDELDLTVRDFFAKALESNGRGKVYDIDPRIDEVLEVVNLHAPHDRIVRTFSGGQQARMLLASALIQDPDILLLDEPTNNLDKAGVEHLTAFLRAYTKTVVVISHDAEFLNSFTDGILYLDIYTRKVEQYVGNYHDLQEEILARIEKENRKNAQLAKQIQENKDKANFFANKGGQMRLVARRMRDKAEELEEEMVDVRKEDKTIRQFRIPFQGDTIGEILTISSFTTMNPKTHQPVVRKASIALKRNKHLLLSGPNGIGKTTLLESIANGTAEGAKIQPGIRVGYYRQDFSTLNFEDTVYQSLMSIMEKQIEQDMRATAAAFLITGEMVHTKIGSLSEGQKGLVAFARLVLQKPGLLILDEPTNHINFRHLPVIAKALSDYEGAMVLVSHVPEFVAQIRIDETLDLTK; translated from the coding sequence ATGGCAAAAGACGAGGGAGTATTACGGTTCGAAGAGGTGTCGTACGAGTACGGTATAAACAAGCCCATCTTAGATGAGGTTAGTTTTTCGTTGCGTCGAGGATCGAAGACTACAATCATGGGACAAAACGGTGCCGGAAAGAGTACAACCTTCCAACTAATGGCTGGAATACTTAAGCCTGACAAAGGCGCAATCCATCGTGCGCAACGTGCAACCATTGCAACATCGAGACAAGTCATTCCTCGCGATGAGCTCGATTTAACGGTCCGAGACTTCTTTGCAAAAGCACTTGAATCAAATGGTCGTGGCAAGGTGTATGACATTGATCCTCGAATAGACGAGGTCTTGGAAGTGGTTAACCTCCACGCTCCACACGATCGAATTGTACGAACGTTTTCAGGAGGACAGCAGGCGAGAATGCTTTTGGCTTCTGCGCTCATCCAAGATCCAGACATTTTGCTTCTCGATGAGCCGACAAACAACCTCGACAAGGCTGGAGTAGAACACTTAACTGCATTCCTTCGAGCATATACAAAGACAGTAGTAGTTATTTCCCACGATGCAGAATTCCTAAACTCGTTTACTGACGGAATTTTATATCTCGATATCTACACAAGAAAAGTGGAGCAGTACGTTGGTAATTATCACGACCTTCAGGAAGAAATCTTGGCTCGAATTGAGAAAGAGAATCGTAAGAACGCACAACTGGCAAAGCAGATCCAGGAAAACAAAGACAAAGCTAACTTCTTCGCAAACAAGGGAGGTCAGATGCGTCTCGTTGCACGTCGTATGAGAGACAAAGCTGAAGAACTTGAGGAAGAGATGGTGGATGTGCGAAAGGAAGACAAGACAATACGACAATTCAGGATTCCATTTCAAGGAGACACGATTGGTGAAATTTTGACCATCTCTTCATTTACAACAATGAACCCAAAAACTCACCAGCCAGTGGTTCGAAAGGCAAGTATTGCCTTGAAACGTAACAAACACCTCCTTCTTTCAGGACCAAACGGTATTGGAAAAACTACCCTCCTCGAGTCAATTGCAAATGGAACAGCAGAAGGTGCAAAGATCCAACCTGGAATCCGAGTAGGATACTACCGCCAGGACTTTTCTACGCTTAATTTCGAAGACACGGTGTACCAATCTCTCATGAGTATTATGGAAAAGCAGATCGAACAAGACATGCGCGCAACAGCTGCTGCGTTTCTCATCACTGGTGAAATGGTCCACACAAAAATTGGTAGTCTCTCAGAAGGGCAGAAGGGACTGGTTGCGTTTGCACGTTTGGTTCTTCAAAAACCAGGACTTCTCATTCTAGATGAGCCTACAAACCACATTAACTTCAGACATTTACCTGTCATTGCAAAAGCGCTCTCAGACTACGAAGGTGCAATGGTACTTGTCAGTCACGTACCAGAATTCGTTGCTCAAATCAGAATCGACGAGACGCTTGACCTCACGAAGTAG
- a CDS encoding peptidoglycan-binding domain-containing protein codes for MKKIFAWALALLALPLISFAQVPSTCSFTTPLALGSRGEEVVRMQNVLIAKGLLASDSNTGYYGLMTMAAIKQLQLSNNLEGVGAVGPLTRQLIIKLCEAPTVIPTTPTTPTTPTTPVTTTPKAPKTTKTTTTQPPYTTVVAPDADIQTKVAAFDYSEDATRRTINKKIASHGDDFVPLNPRGTDDTALFEVAEALEYADEYNVGITEDGAPLAAQACTNEALRADFNNDQKVDLTDLLLLGQGYNQPFPSEYGGGDLGGDDIMGFDELLAIAQDYGKSICQLSVPGTFKLYDTLGGFIGKPVPALPVMEAATVGWYGFFFAGNYPNYDTRRGDKTATQNYARTITTKKLVIDIELNSWHHDTNVPGVTTQKVQETVDKFIEIIDWIKEVRPDLEVGVYSILPVSDYWRTHDYELGLDAMNRLNAGETYTDFLAWARSGVAKPSNPNNWGEQWVIDPNARWTKEYIKWQANNDLMRPLAAKVDFIAPQLYTPAPGQDGLEGWKRMAKHNIAEAKRYGKPVYTFIWPRYFYRPNAFIPKSYFRQQLDLIKQEGANGVMIWDDGAGTVTWSSPAWTEAVREFARDNNIGDTNSASAYAAAERAEVLPMLRVYAAIVAILIFYILTRALYWQTRCKCKKETPSQPII; via the coding sequence ATGAAAAAAATCTTTGCTTGGGCGCTTGCGCTGCTTGCGCTTCCGCTTATTTCTTTTGCTCAAGTGCCAAGTACTTGTAGCTTTACAACACCTCTTGCACTTGGAAGCAGAGGAGAAGAAGTTGTGCGAATGCAGAATGTTTTAATTGCAAAAGGACTTCTTGCGTCTGATAGTAACACTGGATATTACGGTCTAATGACCATGGCGGCAATCAAGCAACTCCAGCTATCAAATAACCTTGAGGGGGTGGGTGCGGTTGGTCCACTTACACGACAGTTGATCATTAAGCTTTGTGAAGCTCCAACAGTTATACCTACAACTCCTACAACACCAACGACTCCAACAACGCCAGTTACAACAACTCCTAAGGCGCCAAAGACAACAAAAACTACAACCACACAACCTCCATACACAACAGTTGTAGCACCTGATGCTGACATACAAACAAAAGTTGCAGCCTTTGATTATTCTGAAGATGCAACACGTAGAACAATCAATAAAAAAATTGCATCACACGGAGATGATTTTGTACCACTAAACCCTCGAGGCACAGACGATACTGCACTTTTTGAGGTAGCAGAAGCACTGGAATATGCTGATGAATATAATGTTGGTATTACAGAAGACGGTGCACCACTTGCTGCACAAGCATGTACAAACGAAGCGCTTCGAGCAGACTTTAATAATGACCAGAAGGTAGATCTCACAGATCTCTTGTTGCTCGGACAAGGATATAACCAACCATTCCCAAGTGAGTATGGAGGTGGTGATTTAGGTGGTGACGACATAATGGGATTTGATGAATTACTTGCAATTGCTCAAGATTACGGAAAATCAATTTGTCAGCTATCTGTTCCTGGAACATTTAAGTTGTATGACACCTTGGGTGGGTTCATTGGTAAGCCAGTTCCAGCACTACCTGTAATGGAAGCTGCAACGGTTGGATGGTATGGATTCTTCTTTGCAGGAAATTATCCAAACTACGATACTCGAAGAGGAGATAAGACCGCGACACAAAACTACGCTCGAACTATTACTACAAAGAAACTAGTTATCGACATTGAACTTAACAGTTGGCACCACGATACAAATGTTCCTGGTGTAACTACACAAAAGGTACAAGAAACGGTTGATAAGTTTATTGAAATTATTGATTGGATTAAGGAGGTACGTCCTGACCTTGAAGTTGGTGTCTACTCAATTCTTCCTGTAAGTGACTACTGGAGAACTCATGACTACGAGCTTGGACTTGATGCAATGAACCGGTTGAATGCAGGTGAGACTTATACTGATTTCCTTGCGTGGGCACGAAGTGGAGTTGCAAAACCATCAAACCCAAACAACTGGGGAGAGCAGTGGGTAATTGACCCTAATGCTCGTTGGACAAAGGAGTATATTAAGTGGCAAGCAAACAATGACTTGATGCGCCCACTTGCTGCAAAGGTGGATTTCATTGCTCCGCAACTATATACACCGGCACCAGGACAAGATGGATTAGAAGGATGGAAGCGAATGGCAAAGCACAATATTGCTGAAGCAAAGCGATATGGAAAACCAGTGTATACATTTATTTGGCCTCGATACTTCTATAGACCAAACGCATTTATTCCAAAGAGTTATTTTCGACAGCAGCTTGATTTGATCAAACAGGAAGGTGCAAATGGTGTAATGATCTGGGATGATGGAGCAGGAACAGTTACCTGGTCAAGTCCTGCGTGGACTGAAGCAGTTCGAGAGTTTGCACGAGACAATAACATTGGAGACACTAACTCAGCATCAGCATATGCAGCAGCAGAGAGGGCAGAGGTTCTTCCAATGCTACGAGTGTACGCTGCAATAGTTGCAATCTTGATCTTCTACATCCTTACTCGCGCTCTATATTGGCAAACACGATGTAAGTGTAAGAAGGAGACTCCCTCACAGCCGATTATCTAG
- a CDS encoding CTP synthase, protein MKKTPRKISHDHRYVFVFGGVMSGVGKGIATASLGLLFQARGYKVRPIKIDPYLNVDAGTMNPTEHGEVFVLDSGLETDQDMGNYERFLNRDLSSEDYMTSGMVYKHVIDKERNLGFNGKTVEAIPHIRDEIMSRIEYHPENRASNGFDITLVEVGGTVGDYQNSLFIEAARVMRLKYPRNVQFVLVSYLPVPGSIGEMKTRPTQHAVRQLNSYGIQPDVVIARAAIPLDDRRKEKIAVSSNVPVEAVISAPDIKSIYDVPANFEKDGLAELLIDNLGLKRKPKERTTGLQPWKTFVRNLSHPKKDLNIGVIGKYFDTGDFVLSDSYVSVIEAVRFSAAALGVRANLIWINSKRFETGEMKPEELSRFDGIVVPGGFGKSGIEGKIIAIKYARENKIPYLGLCYGMQLMVIEYARHVAGMKDANTTEIDPKSPFPVIDILPEQKINLEQKRYGGSMRLGAFEAKIIEGTQAHHAYKKDTVLERHRHRYEVNPEFIAQIEAAGLVFSGKSPNGVLMEVAELPKKVHPFFVGSQFHPEFKARPLSPHPLFSAFLKAALEGKK, encoded by the coding sequence ATGAAAAAAACGCCCCGCAAGATTTCGCACGATCATCGATACGTATTTGTTTTTGGTGGAGTAATGTCAGGTGTAGGAAAGGGAATTGCAACAGCATCCCTTGGGTTATTGTTCCAAGCTCGTGGATACAAGGTTCGACCAATCAAAATTGATCCATACCTGAATGTTGACGCGGGAACTATGAATCCCACAGAGCACGGGGAAGTGTTTGTCCTTGATTCTGGCCTTGAGACTGACCAAGACATGGGAAATTACGAGCGATTCCTCAATCGTGATTTATCTTCCGAAGACTATATGACCAGTGGAATGGTGTATAAGCATGTCATTGATAAAGAGCGTAATTTGGGGTTCAACGGAAAGACTGTAGAAGCAATTCCACACATCCGTGATGAGATCATGAGTCGTATCGAGTATCATCCTGAAAACAGAGCTTCAAATGGATTTGATATCACACTCGTTGAAGTTGGAGGCACGGTAGGTGACTATCAGAACTCATTATTTATTGAAGCGGCACGTGTTATGCGTTTGAAATATCCACGCAATGTTCAGTTTGTACTCGTGAGCTACTTACCAGTACCAGGATCAATTGGTGAGATGAAGACTCGTCCAACACAGCATGCAGTACGACAACTTAACTCATACGGAATTCAGCCTGACGTAGTCATTGCTCGTGCCGCTATTCCACTTGATGATCGTCGCAAGGAAAAGATCGCAGTCTCGTCAAACGTACCTGTTGAAGCAGTGATCTCAGCGCCAGACATTAAAAGTATCTATGATGTACCGGCTAACTTTGAAAAAGACGGACTTGCGGAGTTGTTGATTGATAATTTGGGACTAAAGCGAAAGCCAAAAGAAAGAACTACAGGACTTCAACCATGGAAGACATTTGTACGTAACCTTTCGCACCCAAAGAAGGATTTAAACATTGGAGTGATTGGTAAATATTTTGATACAGGAGATTTTGTACTTTCAGACTCATACGTATCAGTCATTGAAGCGGTGAGGTTCTCTGCTGCAGCACTTGGGGTTCGCGCAAACTTGATTTGGATAAACAGTAAACGGTTTGAAACAGGGGAGATGAAGCCAGAAGAACTTTCACGGTTCGACGGAATCGTTGTTCCAGGTGGATTTGGAAAAAGCGGTATCGAAGGAAAGATTATTGCTATTAAATATGCACGAGAGAATAAAATTCCATACCTCGGACTTTGTTACGGCATGCAGCTAATGGTCATTGAGTATGCAAGGCACGTTGCGGGTATGAAGGATGCCAATACTACAGAGATTGATCCAAAATCACCATTTCCAGTTATCGATATTTTGCCTGAGCAGAAGATTAACCTCGAACAAAAGCGATATGGTGGTTCAATGCGACTTGGAGCGTTTGAAGCAAAGATCATTGAAGGTACTCAGGCACACCATGCATATAAAAAGGATACTGTACTCGAGCGCCACAGGCACAGATATGAGGTGAACCCAGAGTTTATTGCCCAAATTGAGGCTGCAGGACTAGTGTTTTCAGGAAAATCACCTAATGGAGTGCTTATGGAAGTTGCTGAGTTACCTAAAAAGGTGCATCCTTTCTTTGTTGGATCACAGTTCCACCCAGAATTTAAAGCACGACCACTCTCACCACACCCTCTCTTTAGTGCATTTCTCAAAGCAGCACTTGAAGGGAAAAAATAG
- the ftsE gene encoding cell division ATP-binding protein FtsE — translation MIYFDRVSKVYGTDSVALDNVTFTVEPKEFVTIVGHSGAGKTTMLKMVLAEDKPTSGGVFFHSSNIHSLKKKEINLLRRKIGTVFQDFRLLPKKTAFENIAFAMEVAGRSDSEIAGDVPHVLELVGLSHKSGSFPHELSGGEKQRVAIARAIVNQPDLIIADEPTGNLDPISTYEIVQILRKINELDTTVVLTTHNKGVVDAVGGRVITMERGRIVRDDREGRYVL, via the coding sequence ATGATTTATTTTGACCGTGTTTCTAAAGTATATGGGACTGATTCTGTAGCGCTTGATAATGTAACTTTTACTGTCGAGCCTAAAGAATTCGTAACTATCGTAGGTCACTCAGGCGCCGGCAAGACGACCATGCTTAAAATGGTCCTTGCAGAGGATAAGCCAACATCAGGTGGGGTGTTTTTCCACTCAAGTAACATCCACTCTCTTAAAAAGAAGGAAATTAACCTCCTTAGACGTAAAATTGGTACCGTTTTCCAGGATTTTAGGCTTCTCCCAAAGAAAACAGCCTTTGAAAACATTGCATTTGCCATGGAAGTGGCAGGAAGGAGTGACAGCGAGATTGCAGGAGACGTCCCACACGTCCTTGAACTCGTTGGTTTGAGCCATAAATCAGGTAGTTTCCCTCATGAACTCTCAGGAGGAGAAAAACAGCGTGTTGCCATTGCCCGAGCTATTGTTAACCAGCCTGATTTGATCATTGCTGATGAGCCAACTGGTAACCTCGACCCAATCAGTACGTATGAAATTGTGCAGATCTTGAGGAAAATCAACGAACTCGATACGACAGTAGTACTTACAACCCACAACAAGGGTGTAGTTGATGCGGTTGGAGGCAGAGTTATTACTATGGAGCGTGGAAGAATTGTCCGCGATGATAGAGAAGGAAGGTACGTACTGTAA
- a CDS encoding PEP-CTERM sorting domain-containing protein, producing MRKIFKSAVLVAALLVSSNVNAAPAGWDAFVIRNANSGGTPPTIVENYGGDPNAVQVIENLVGQKAALGTNLISGSTIGQIDTLSIVRNDDYSRFTAGSGPNVAPYMNFWVKDLLGNYAVLANEPSNPEWAGPQKWNTTGANLASKTVKVFEKHPLFVMPPGITLGAGGLTNGTFADFAGYTIEAPSAVYLAAGNGTGSGAPDELGTNLAYGFNWVLGDTGGNYLSDTNGFILSNPVASVVPEPATLSLIGSASLLLTRRRRAA from the coding sequence ATGCGTAAGATTTTCAAATCTGCCGTTCTCGTTGCTGCTCTTCTCGTTTCTTCGAATGTCAACGCTGCTCCAGCTGGCTGGGACGCGTTTGTCATTCGTAACGCCAATTCAGGCGGCACTCCACCCACAATTGTCGAAAACTATGGCGGTGATCCAAACGCTGTCCAGGTGATCGAGAATCTTGTCGGTCAGAAGGCTGCCTTGGGTACTAATTTGATCAGTGGTTCGACCATTGGTCAGATTGATACGTTGAGCATTGTACGAAACGACGATTACTCCCGCTTTACAGCGGGCAGCGGTCCGAATGTCGCGCCGTACATGAACTTCTGGGTGAAAGATCTACTCGGCAACTACGCCGTGCTCGCCAACGAGCCGTCGAATCCCGAGTGGGCAGGTCCGCAAAAGTGGAATACCACTGGAGCGAACTTGGCTTCGAAGACCGTTAAGGTTTTCGAAAAACACCCATTGTTCGTAATGCCTCCTGGCATTACACTCGGCGCAGGCGGCCTCACGAATGGTACGTTTGCCGATTTCGCAGGATATACGATCGAAGCACCAAGTGCTGTATACCTGGCTGCAGGTAATGGTACGGGCTCGGGTGCTCCTGATGAGCTCGGCACGAACCTGGCGTATGGGTTCAATTGGGTCCTTGGTGACACCGGCGGGAATTACCTGTCAGACACCAATGGTTTCATTCTTTCGAATCCAGTCGCTTCGGTTGTTCCGGAGCCAGCTACGCTATCCTTGATCGGTAGCGCAAGTTTGCTCCTGACTCGCCGTCGTCGCGCGGCCTGA
- a CDS encoding permease-like cell division protein FtsX has translation MWTNIKRILRSGFIQFWRSSFVSISSIFVMVITLAVITSSIFVNAILERTLSEIRGQVDVNVYFAPQAEEASVFDIREELESLPEVAEVTYVSRDQALADFRLRHQNDSTIIQSLEEIGDNPLGAILNVRAVQPDQYESIAAYLNDNGTLTNEGLPIIERVSYEDSKTAIDRLSRIIDAAEQFGVGILAVLVTLSIIITFNTIRLAIYISREEISVMRLVGASNKYIRGPFVVTGVICGVVASAITLVLFYPIAYWIGGQTAGFFSGFNIFEYYISRFGFIFIVVLTSAICMGAISSWLAVRKYLR, from the coding sequence ATGTGGACAAACATTAAAAGAATCTTACGAAGCGGTTTTATCCAATTTTGGAGGAGTAGCTTCGTGTCTATCTCATCTATTTTTGTAATGGTAATTACACTTGCTGTAATTACTTCAAGTATTTTTGTAAATGCTATCCTCGAGCGAACGCTCTCTGAGATCCGTGGGCAGGTTGATGTAAATGTATATTTTGCTCCACAAGCTGAAGAGGCAAGTGTATTTGATATTAGAGAAGAATTAGAGAGTCTTCCTGAAGTTGCTGAGGTTACCTATGTCTCTCGAGACCAGGCACTTGCAGATTTTCGCCTCCGACATCAAAACGACAGCACAATCATTCAGTCACTTGAAGAAATCGGTGATAACCCACTCGGCGCAATCCTTAATGTGCGAGCTGTACAGCCTGATCAGTATGAATCTATTGCAGCGTACCTTAATGACAACGGCACACTAACAAACGAAGGGCTTCCAATCATTGAGCGAGTAAGTTATGAGGATAGCAAGACTGCAATTGATCGTTTGTCTCGCATTATCGATGCGGCTGAGCAATTCGGTGTAGGAATCTTGGCAGTACTCGTGACACTTTCTATCATCATCACGTTTAACACGATCCGTTTGGCAATCTATATTTCACGAGAGGAAATTTCAGTAATGCGTCTCGTTGGGGCAAGTAACAAGTACATCCGTGGTCCGTTTGTTGTTACTGGTGTCATCTGTGGAGTTGTGGCTTCTGCAATTACCCTCGTACTGTTTTATCCAATCGCATACTGGATAGGTGGCCAAACAGCAGGATTCTTCTCAGGGTTTAACATCTTTGAATACTATATTTCTCGTTTCGGCTTTATTTTCATAGTGGTGCTCACATCAGCAATCTGCATGGGTGCAATATCAAGTTGGCTCGCAGTACGTAAATATCTCAGATAG
- the rsgA gene encoding ribosome small subunit-dependent GTPase A, giving the protein MKEHFAGMHTLTSLGYNSFFETRIQEINSEGTFPARVISENKGVYNVKNIHGEFLAKVTGKRMFEAQGREDYPAVGDWVLITELDSEQAIIEHIVPRQTIIKRRFGDKNKSGENNDIQIIATNIDVAFVIESVDRDYSLNRFERYFAILEDGGVQGAIILNKIDLLSDEERENKFKELKDRFPHIDIIMTSTVNDNGLQELKSYIKDGRTYCFLGSSGVGKSSLINKLIGEDVIRTSDVSASSKRGKHTTTRRQMYFLNSGGIVVDNPGIREVGLIDTVEGVDAFFEEIALLGKECKYVDCTHTHEPGCAVTHAIESGKIDREKYENYITLKKEAAYGGMSDSQKRQKNKDFGKFIKKAKEELKDFGYDNYQ; this is encoded by the coding sequence ATGAAAGAGCATTTTGCAGGAATGCATACCTTAACCAGTCTAGGGTACAACTCATTTTTTGAAACAAGGATACAAGAGATCAACTCTGAAGGTACTTTTCCCGCACGAGTAATTTCTGAAAACAAGGGTGTGTACAATGTAAAAAATATACACGGAGAGTTTTTGGCGAAAGTTACAGGGAAACGCATGTTCGAAGCCCAAGGTAGGGAAGACTACCCAGCAGTTGGTGATTGGGTTTTGATCACTGAGTTAGACAGTGAACAGGCAATTATCGAACATATTGTACCTAGGCAAACGATAATAAAAAGAAGGTTTGGTGACAAAAACAAATCTGGAGAAAATAACGACATTCAGATCATTGCAACAAATATCGATGTTGCGTTTGTTATTGAATCTGTTGATCGAGATTACAGTCTTAATCGTTTCGAGAGATATTTTGCAATTCTTGAAGATGGCGGTGTACAAGGAGCGATTATTTTAAACAAAATAGACCTTCTGTCAGATGAAGAGAGGGAGAACAAGTTTAAAGAGCTTAAGGACAGATTTCCTCACATAGATATTATTATGACGAGCACGGTTAATGATAATGGTCTTCAGGAATTAAAGAGTTACATAAAGGACGGTAGAACATATTGCTTTTTGGGATCGTCAGGTGTTGGTAAGTCATCGCTAATTAATAAGTTGATTGGTGAAGATGTGATTAGAACCAGTGACGTTAGTGCTTCATCAAAAAGAGGTAAACACACGACAACAAGAAGACAGATGTATTTTTTAAATAGTGGTGGAATTGTAGTAGATAACCCAGGAATTCGTGAGGTTGGCCTTATTGATACAGTTGAGGGTGTTGATGCGTTCTTTGAAGAGATCGCTCTTTTGGGGAAGGAATGTAAGTACGTAGATTGCACGCATACACATGAACCAGGCTGTGCGGTTACGCACGCAATTGAATCTGGAAAGATTGACAGGGAGAAATATGAAAATTACATTACCCTAAAAAAAGAAGCAGCGTATGGTGGTATGAGTGATAGTCAAAAAAGACAGAAAAATAAAGACTTTGGAAAGTTTATTAAAAAGGCAAAAGAAGAATTAAAGGATTTTGGGTACGACAACTATCAGTAG